From Lacerta agilis isolate rLacAgi1 chromosome Z, rLacAgi1.pri, whole genome shotgun sequence, the proteins below share one genomic window:
- the CZHXorf65 gene encoding uncharacterized protein CXorf65 homolog, which produces MFICVKYGDQRQLLANINCSVLLLMHYLRDKVGLHRTDPIDLCEENGTLKLLFLVKFPEDNASKFLTPRMTYYICKVERGSPGSKQENSYRAFHPMFKHPPAELLDSLRNQCDILEKNRLKILKSADGKKTLTMESLLTCMAMANQLAGKVTGKSGASSSAGQDDEGQPRKTVTAAKARWETSRKDKHR; this is translated from the exons ATGTTTATCTGCGTTAAATATGGAG ACCAACGACAACTCCTGGCGAACATTAACTGCTCAGTCTTACTCCTAATGCATTACCTGCGCGACAAGGTGGGACTGCACAGGACAG ACCCCATTGACTTGTGTGAAGAGAATGGGACCCTGAAGCTGCTATTCCTAGTCAAGTTTCCGGAAGACAATGCCAGCAAGTTCCTCACTCCCCGTATGACCTACTACATATGTAAGGTGGAGCGGGGCAGCCCAG GGTCGAAACAAGAAAACAGCTACCGGGCCTTTCACCCTATGTTCAAGCACCCTCCAGCAGAATTATTGG ACTCGTTGCGCAACCAGTGTGACATCCTTGAGAAAAACCGCCTCAAGATTCTCAAGAGTGCAGATGGCAAGAAGACGCTAACCATGGAATCACTCCTGACGTGCATGGCAATGGCAAATCAGTTGGCG GGGAAAGTCACTGGGAAGTCTGGGGCCAGTTCGTCTGCCGGCCAAGATGATGAGGGCCAGCCTCGTAAGACAGTCACAGCAGCCAAAGCCAGATGGGAGACAAGCAGGAAGGATAAGCATCGCTGA